One genomic window of Halorubrum hochsteinianum includes the following:
- a CDS encoding DUF5788 family protein: MKEYERKQLLERVNRESSTVGVEIPESIEIQGEEIDLRSFVFEIKRRDSVPPGERDRVDRAKRNLRRERLDRLEPIEENEVSREEGEELASAIIGIDRALEALEGLDAPDPETEAKRQEAADQKRWMNFLKKALGREDAGGGRTKF, translated from the coding sequence GTGAAGGAGTACGAGCGAAAACAGCTCTTGGAGCGGGTCAACCGCGAGTCCTCGACGGTGGGCGTCGAGATCCCGGAGTCGATCGAGATCCAGGGCGAGGAGATCGACCTCCGCTCGTTCGTCTTCGAGATCAAGCGCCGCGACTCGGTCCCGCCGGGCGAGCGCGACCGCGTTGACCGCGCCAAGCGGAACCTCCGGCGCGAGCGCCTCGACCGGCTCGAACCGATCGAGGAGAACGAGGTGAGCCGCGAGGAGGGCGAGGAGTTGGCGTCGGCGATCATCGGCATCGACCGCGCGCTGGAGGCGCTGGAGGGGTTGGACGCCCCCGACCCGGAGACCGAGGCGAAGCGGCAGGAGGCGGCCGACCAGAAGCGCTGGATGAACTTCCTGAAGAAGGCGCTCGGGCGCGAGGACGCCGGCGGCGGGCGCACGAAGTTCTGA
- a CDS encoding Rieske (2Fe-2S) protein, translated as MDESRRIAGVEEVPEESTLLATLRPVDSAAVDEGEGDVGESEDGTPEVEALLTRAAGEVRAFRNYCQHWTDVRLDKDDGAFVRNGEVFCQKHGATFEADGGYCNFGPCEGAVLESVDVTVEGDGVFLADDAYEFVRLGPSAKQGDDGGSRIDFTGN; from the coding sequence ATGGACGAGAGCCGCCGGATCGCCGGCGTCGAGGAGGTTCCGGAGGAGAGCACGCTGCTCGCGACGCTGCGACCGGTCGACTCCGCGGCGGTCGACGAGGGCGAGGGCGACGTCGGGGAGAGCGAGGACGGGACGCCCGAGGTCGAGGCGCTCCTCACGCGCGCGGCCGGCGAGGTGCGCGCGTTCCGCAACTACTGCCAACACTGGACCGACGTGCGCCTCGACAAGGACGACGGCGCGTTCGTCCGCAACGGGGAGGTGTTCTGCCAGAAGCACGGCGCGACGTTCGAGGCCGACGGCGGCTACTGTAACTTCGGTCCCTGCGAGGGGGCCGTCCTCGAATCGGTCGACGTGACCGTCGAGGGCGACGGCGTGTTCCTCGCCGACGACGCCTACGAGTTCGTCCGGCTCGGCCCCTCCGCGAAGCAGGGCGACGACGGCGGCTCGCGGATCGACTTCACCGGGAACTGA